ATAAGGACACGTGACTCCTGCTCTGCGTTGGATTTGCTGGCTCCGTGTTCAATCTTACCAATTCCGTTAAAAATAGCGGATGCTTTATCCTTCATCACTCCGTGCTGAAGAATGTAGCCGTCTGAACCTTTACCGAAGTGTGTGATGTTTGCTGTAAAGTTCTGCTTCTGATCTCCGCGGCCGATTGCTACCGTTTTGGCATTGGAGTGGGAGTTATCACCAATCAGGTGGGTGATATTTTCGGAGACAGTATCCCCTTCATTCATTTGACCCAACGCCCACTCAATGACGGCATCCCGATAGGCAACACCGCGGCGGTTTGCATAAACGGTTGTTCCTTTGTCGAAGTTATCCACTGCACCATACGATACTTTCGCACCGTCCTTGGCAATAACTTCCGCTACAATATTAGCAGATGTCTTCTCTTCTTTATTATGAGAGATGTAGTTCTCCACATACGTAACAGAGCTGTTTTCTTCAGCAACGACAAGAATGTGATTGATTAAGGAAGCTTTTTGGTCTTCCTGCCAGAAAATAGCTTGAATCGGTTCTTCAATCTGTACGTTTTTGGGTACATAAAGGAAGATACCGCCGTTCATTAGCGCTGCATGAAGGGCTGTCAAACGGTGCTCATCGACGTGCACCGCATCATTCATATAATACTTTTCCACGAGCTCTCCGTGTTCGCGCAGAGCTGTAGCGATGTCTGTAAAGATAACTCCCTGTTCTTTCAGGTTTTCATCAATCGCAGCATAAGCCACTGTATGATTACGCTGAATGACAAGGTTTTTAGGCGCTTTGTCCTGATCCATGAAATCTTTTATCTCCACCGGAAGTTCATCGAGCGCACCGATCGTTTCACTTGTTACGTGATGATCGAACTCGGTGAAGTTCCATTTAGAGATATTTGTCTTATCCGGCTTAGGAAGCGGAAGTGATTCTGATTTCTCCAAGGCGCTAAGGCGCAGGTTCTTCATCCATTCCGGTTCCTGAAGACCGTTAGAGAATTTTGTGACATAATCTTTGTCGTATGGTAGTGAGACTTCTACTGTCATGATTACCCTCCTATCTTGATTACGCTTTTTGACCGATTGTTTCGTCTTCGATACCAAGCTCCTGCTTGATCCAGTCGTATCCTTCTTCCTCAAGACGCTGGGAAAGTTCAGGACCACCTGATTTGACGACACGGCCTTGCATCATAACGTGTACTTTGTCTGGTGTGATATAGTTCAACAGACGCTGATAGTGGGTAATGATCAGGCAGCCGAAGGAATCATTACGCATTTCGTTAATACCTTTGGCAACAACTTTCAGTGCATCAATATCTAGACCGGAGTCAATTTCATCAAGGATGGCGATTGCCGGTTGGATCATCATAAGCTGCAGAATCTCGTTGCGCTTCTTCTCTCCGCCGGAGAATCCTTCATTCAAGTAACGCTGCGCCATGTTTTTATCCATTTCCAGCGTATCCATCTTACCGTCCATATCTTTAATGAACTTCATCAGGGAAATTTCGTCGCCCTCTTCTCGGTGTGCGTTGATTGCAGAACGAAGGAAGTCAGAGTTCGTTACACCGCTGATTTCGCTCGGATACTGCATGGCAAGGAAAAGACCTGCTTGAGCACGCTCGTCTACTTCCATCTCCAGAACGTTTTCACCGTCAAGAAGAATTTCACCTTTGGTTACTTCGTATTTAGGGTGTCCCATAATTGCGGAAGCCAATGTGGATTTACCTGTTCCGTTTGGTCCCATGACCGCGTGGAATTCACCACCGTTGATTGTTAAGTTCACACCTTTTAGGATTTCCTGACCTTCAATTTCAACATGAAGATCTTTAATTTCTAACGTTGATCCTGCCATAATGAATACCTCCAGTATCTATTATTATCGAATGTCCTGGTTGATAGGGATCAAAGAACCATTCTCATTTTATTCTCATTACAATCTTATATCATTTAGTATTTGTTATCAACATTTTCCTACTATTGATAATATAGAAGGAACGGACATCCTGAATGACATATTCCCCTCGGTTTCTACATTATTATAACATGAAAAAATCAGGTGACTAAACGGCACCTGATTCCATACTTTCTCATCTATGGAGTTGACGGTCGACCTGTGCGATTATCTTCTTGCTCTCTTCAAAATTACGCTGACGCTGCTCTTCCACCTTCATCCTTGTATCGAGCTTCCTACTGTACTCGGCATAGCTCATATTATGAGCCTGGTGCATGGCTTTTTCCATATCAGCAGTATAATGGAGCTGTAAATCGTCACTAATAATAAATCAACCCTTTCAAGTTATTTGCATTTCCAGATTATCACAAAACGATACCCGGAATAAAATCCTGCCAAACCTTATTTCCGGCCATGACAAAGCAAATGTTCCAATGAAAGCGTTTATTTTTATTTCAGATGGTCATTTATTCAACATTGGTATCCATTGTTGGATTGTCCCATCAATTGACGTTTGTGGACAAATCTTTATAGGCATCCTGGACAAGCGTAACGGCTTGACTCAGAGCAGCACCGCCACCAAAAGCCGCGGCAACCCCGCACGCTTCCAGAACCTCTTTCTCAGAAGCGCCTTGGTCGACACATCCTTTTGTATGATAAATCATGCAATATTCGTCCTGGGCCACGATGCTGATTCCGAGGGCAATCAACTGCTTCTGCTTTTGAGAAATCTCGCCCTCCTTAAAGCACTCTTCCGTAAACTGACTGAATTGATGAGCTACTTCAGGCATATGCTCCTTGAACAAGCCCATTCCTTCCTTATAATCGTGTAAGTATGTTTCTGTCCATGTTCTATTGTTTTCCTCCATGCGTATAACCTCCCAATAAAATAAGTGACTGCGGTTATTATCCCCGCAGCCACTCGTTTTATCCGTTATTCGCTGTCTTCCTTCACAGGTACGACGGCACCATCATATTCTTCTTCAATAAACGTTTGAATCTCATCAGAATGAAGCACCTCAACCAATTTCTTCAACGCTTCATTGTCTTTATCATCGCTGTTAGCTGCAATCACGTTCACATACGGGGAATCCGGACTTTCCAAGATTAGAGAATCTTCTTGTGGATCCAGGCCTGCTTCAATGGCATAGTTCGTGTTGATTGCTACAAGAACTTCTTCTTCCCGCTTATACGTTTCCGGAAGGTTGGCTGCATCTACACCGGAATCGAATTTGATATTTTTAGGGTTTTCCACGATATCATCCACCTGGGCATCGACTTTCTCCACGTTTTCGTCAAGCTTGATCAGGCCTTCACGCTCCAAGAGGGCAAGGATTCGTCCATGGTCGGATATAGAGCGGCTCATGACGAGTGTCGTTCCGTCCTCTACATCTTTGATATCATCATATTTCTGTGAATAGATCCCCATAGGCTCAATGTGGATGCCGCCAAGGTTCACGAAATCGTAGCCGTTATCTTTCTCCTGCAGTTCCATGTAGGGAATCGTCTGGAAGTAGTTCGCATCGATGTCCCCATCGTCCAAAGCTTTATTTGGAAGGATATAATCCTGGTACGTATCGATTGTCAGCGTAATGCCTTCCTCTTCAAGAAGCGGCTTAGCTTCTTCCAATATTTCTGCGTGAGGAATACTAGTAGCCCCCACCTTAATTTCATTTGAATCACCGGATTCTTCATCAGAAGAACCACAGGCGGACAGGACAGCAACGCACAATAATGCCAGTAAACCAAGTGACCATTTTTTCATAAGTATTTTCCTCCTAAGGTTGTTTTATCTTTTATCCAATCGACGGGAAATGAAATCCCCGATGAATTGGAAGATGAATACGAGCAGAATGATTAATACAGTACAGACGAATACGACGTCGAAATCACTGCGCTGGAAGCCATAAAAGTACGCGAAGTCCCCAAGACCTCCTGCACCGATCGCTCCGGCTACAGCCGTATAGCCGACAAGGGCGATGGCTGTAACAGTAATACCCGAAATCAAAGCTGGCATCGATTCCGGAAGCAGCACCTTGAAGATGATGGTGGAGTATTTCGCCCCCATCGATTTTGCCGCTTCCACCACTCCTTTATCCACTTCCTTCAATGCAATTTCTACAAGACGTGCATAGAACGGAGCACCACCGATGATCAATGCCGGAAGCGCAGCCTGCGGTCCACGGATTGTCCCGATAAGGAAGTCGGTGAAAGGGAAAAGCAACAGAATCAAAATGATGAAAGGTATGGCCCGGAATACGTTGACGACCGAAGCTGTTATACCATTTAAAATCTTGTTCTGCCATAAACCTCCCGGAGAAGTGAGGTACAACAGAAGCCCGAGCAGTAAGCCGAGGATAAACGTCCCGATCACAGATATGATAGTCATATATAATGTCTCATTCGTCGCCGTGATCATATCTTCCATTCTTACGTTTGGAAACAGTTGATTAAACATTCGGATTCACCTCCACTTCTACGGATGTAGATTGAATATAGGAGATGGCCCGCTGCCTCTCACTTTCTTCCCCTTCCAATTGCACGAACAAAGTACCATACGCCCCTTTTTGTGTTTGGGTGATCTTCCCGTGAAGGATATTGACATCCAGCGCAAATTCTCTGGAGATCTCACTGATCAATGCCTGATTCGTACTTTCTCCTACAAAGTGGAGCCGGACGATTTCACCAGACGAATAATGGTCTTTGATCAACTGGAGAGAGTTCTCTTTATCGGGATCTCCCATTACTTGATCAACAAACTTCTTCGTCACCGGTTTTTGTGGACGAAGGAAAACATCGAGCACGTCCCCATGTTCTACAATCTTCCCCTCTTCCATCACCGCTACCTGATGGCATATTTTTCGAATGACGTGCATTTCATGAGTAATCAGCACGATGGTCAACCCAAACTTTTCGTTGATATCAACGAGGAGGTCGAGAATCGAGTCCGTCGTCTCCGGGTCTAAAGCAGATGTCGCTTCATCGCACAGCAGGACCTTCGGGTTGTTGGCAAGGGCCCGGGCGATTCCGACCCGCTGCTTCTGCCCTCCACTCAATTGGGACGGATATGAATTCCCCCTGCCTGACAGGCCGACAAGATCGATGAGTTCATTGACACGCTTCTTCCTGTCTTCTTTCGGTATCCCTGCTATTTCTAATGGAAATGCGATGTTATCAAAGACGGTACGGGACCACAGGAGATTAAAGTGCTGGAAGATCATCCCGATGTCCTGTCTTGCCACCCGCAATTTATTCTTGCTTAAAGTGGTTAAGTCCTGATCATCGACGATAATACTTCCCTCCGTCGGGTCTTCCAGTCTGTTCAGCAGCCGGATAAACGTACTTTTCCCTGCACCACTGTATCCGATAACGCCATAGATTTCTCCTTTATTGATCGTGACGCTGAGGTCATCCACCGCACGTACTTCACGATCTTTGGTCTGAAAAATCTTCGATAGACCTTTGATAGTAATCATGATGTTTCCCTCCTGACAAAAAAAGCGCTTCTCTGTTCAGGAGAACAGAAAAGCGCACATCTATTGTATTCGCTCTGTTCTCTCATCTCCCAGAATTATAACTCTGCAGGATTTGGCACCTTGTCAAGCGTACGCTTGCCGGTTGCCGGGCATCATAGGGCCAGTCCCTCCGCCTCTCTGGATAAGAGATTCGCTTATTCGCATGTATAATTTTAATAGCACAAGATGGATTGTAGCATCGCACCAAAATTGTGTCAACTGGAAATATTCCGTTTTTCAGAAAAATAAGTCGTTTCCATGTGCCTCTCATTGGTCGAAGGACTCGGACAATATGTGGTAGCATGTTGCTGTAAGCTTAGTCCAATCACATAAAGGAGCCGCAGATATGAAACAAAAAGCACCCGACTTCGAATTACCGTTTATAAATAAACAAGGAACTTATCAACTAAGAGAAGATAAAGGAAAAGCCGTCGTTCTGACCTTCTGGGCATCCTGGTGCCCGGATTGCGGAAGGGATCTTCCTTTGAAGGAACAGCTATATCAGAACGCAGATAAAGAAAAAGTAAAAATGCTGACGATCAATGTCACAGGGCGGGAAAGAAGTCCGGAAGCGGGCATCGCTTACACGAAAGAATTCCTCACTCAGCCGACCCTTGCCGATAAGGACAGGACCGTATATGACCTGTTCGGATGCAGAGGAGTACCCTCAACGGTCATCATCGATCAGAACGGGTTTATCCACGAAGCGTTTGGTGATCAAGCTTCCTTTCTCGATATCGCACAGTCCTTGGGAAGAATCATTTAGCAAGAAACATCAGGGATTCCAAATAAAGCACATCAGAGAAGGAGCCGTGAATTCGGATGAGGGAGTCGTCCATCGCCGTCAGCCTTTCCCTGCCGGCAAGCAGATCCTCCATCACAGAATCTTCCACATGGATACAAAGCGTGCCATCATCCGTTCTTTGCACATCAGGACATATCCCCGCCGGAGTGATGAGGAAAGTAAATAAATTATTCTTGGACTGAAAAGCTACATGGATCTCTCTTTCCCGCCAAGATGGAATCAGATCGTTCCTATGGTTCACTTTCTCTATCCAAGTCTTCATCATTTCCACCATCCTAAAACGCCCCCTTTGCTTAGACATTCTTGCAAAGGGGGCGTTTTTCCTGTTTACCAACAAGGCTTTCCTTCGTCATTTCCCGGGAAATTAGCTTATTGTTTTACATATTCAGCTGTTTGTTCATACATATGAGGGACCGATTGAAACGCATACACCTTTTTGACGATTTGTTCGTTCTTCATGATTAAAAGGCATGGAACACTCTCAATTTGAAAACGCTCCATAGCGGAAGGGTTCAAGGAAGCATTCACTTTTATGAATACTTCCTCGTTATACAATTCTTCCAACGTCCTCAGCATCTTTTCTGCTAAATGACAGGTAGCACAAAAAGGGCTGTGAATGAACGACAACGTGTATCGGTCCTGCTTCGACTGCTCGGTCCACTCCTGTGAGTCAAGTTCCTGCACAAGCTTCCTCCTAAATCAGATAAATGGACTTCACTTGAAAATGGTGGTTCAACAATGCTCGGGCGAGCTCCTGTTCAGGCGTGGCTGCTACTTCCCGGAAGGCTTTATCGATATAAATATGCTCGGCGTGCGGAAGCTCTTCGGTCAACTGCTTCCTTAGTTTGTAGCCCGAATCGTCTTCATCCACTAAAATATATACCCTGCGATCATCCAGGTTGTGGTTGAAAATCATCTCCTCCATCCGCTCGATTCCTAAGGTGCCGTACGTGCAGATGATTTCCACTTCTTCATCCAGCACTTTCTTCAGTTTCTTCTTGTCGGTTATCCCTTCGACAATGACGATTCGCTCTCCATCCATCTGCATCACCTTCTATAAAGAAACAGACCATGCCGGAAGAGACATGGTCTGAACATGATTAAGATCCAACGCGATCATGTCAGACAAGCGCCTGTTCCCACCTGTCCGTACTGAAATAATTAATCTTCGTTGATCATTTCCTTGTATTGTTCCGGAGACATTAGTTTGTCTATTTCAGAAGAGTCATTCGGCTCTACGACAACCATCCATGCCTTTTCATAAGGAGACTCATTGACGAATTCCGGGCTGTCTTCCAGATCTTCGTTCACTTCTACTACTTTACCGCTTACCGGAGCATATAATTCAGAAACGGTTTTAACGGATTCCACACTGCCGAACGGCTCGTCCGCTTCCAGCTCATCTCCCACTTCCGGAAGTTCAACGAATACGATGTCGCCAAGCTCTGCTTGT
This sequence is a window from Bacillus sp. SB49. Protein-coding genes within it:
- a CDS encoding methionine ABC transporter ATP-binding protein — protein: MITIKGLSKIFQTKDREVRAVDDLSVTINKGEIYGVIGYSGAGKSTFIRLLNRLEDPTEGSIIVDDQDLTTLSKNKLRVARQDIGMIFQHFNLLWSRTVFDNIAFPLEIAGIPKEDRKKRVNELIDLVGLSGRGNSYPSQLSGGQKQRVGIARALANNPKVLLCDEATSALDPETTDSILDLLVDINEKFGLTIVLITHEMHVIRKICHQVAVMEEGKIVEHGDVLDVFLRPQKPVTKKFVDQVMGDPDKENSLQLIKDHYSSGEIVRLHFVGESTNQALISEISREFALDVNILHGKITQTQKGAYGTLFVQLEGEESERQRAISYIQSTSVEVEVNPNV
- a CDS encoding toprim domain-containing protein translates to MDGERIVIVEGITDKKKLKKVLDEEVEIICTYGTLGIERMEEMIFNHNLDDRRVYILVDEDDSGYKLRKQLTEELPHAEHIYIDKAFREVAATPEQELARALLNHHFQVKSIYLI
- a CDS encoding MetQ/NlpA family ABC transporter substrate-binding protein, which gives rise to MKKWSLGLLALLCVAVLSACGSSDEESGDSNEIKVGATSIPHAEILEEAKPLLEEEGITLTIDTYQDYILPNKALDDGDIDANYFQTIPYMELQEKDNGYDFVNLGGIHIEPMGIYSQKYDDIKDVEDGTTLVMSRSISDHGRILALLEREGLIKLDENVEKVDAQVDDIVENPKNIKFDSGVDAANLPETYKREEEVLVAINTNYAIEAGLDPQEDSLILESPDSPYVNVIAANSDDKDNEALKKLVEVLHSDEIQTFIEEEYDGAVVPVKEDSE
- a CDS encoding TlpA family protein disulfide reductase, with product MKQKAPDFELPFINKQGTYQLREDKGKAVVLTFWASWCPDCGRDLPLKEQLYQNADKEKVKMLTINVTGRERSPEAGIAYTKEFLTQPTLADKDRTVYDLFGCRGVPSTVIIDQNGFIHEAFGDQASFLDIAQSLGRII
- a CDS encoding methionine ABC transporter permease; protein product: MFNQLFPNVRMEDMITATNETLYMTIISVIGTFILGLLLGLLLYLTSPGGLWQNKILNGITASVVNVFRAIPFIILILLLFPFTDFLIGTIRGPQAALPALIIGGAPFYARLVEIALKEVDKGVVEAAKSMGAKYSTIIFKVLLPESMPALISGITVTAIALVGYTAVAGAIGAGGLGDFAYFYGFQRSDFDVVFVCTVLIILLVFIFQFIGDFISRRLDKR
- a CDS encoding carboxymuconolactone decarboxylase family protein → MEENNRTWTETYLHDYKEGMGLFKEHMPEVAHQFSQFTEECFKEGEISQKQKQLIALGISIVAQDEYCMIYHTKGCVDQGASEKEVLEACGVAAAFGGGAALSQAVTLVQDAYKDLSTNVN
- the sufC gene encoding Fe-S cluster assembly ATPase SufC; amino-acid sequence: MAGSTLEIKDLHVEIEGQEILKGVNLTINGGEFHAVMGPNGTGKSTLASAIMGHPKYEVTKGEILLDGENVLEMEVDERAQAGLFLAMQYPSEISGVTNSDFLRSAINAHREEGDEISLMKFIKDMDGKMDTLEMDKNMAQRYLNEGFSGGEKKRNEILQLMMIQPAIAILDEIDSGLDIDALKVVAKGINEMRNDSFGCLIITHYQRLLNYITPDKVHVMMQGRVVKSGGPELSQRLEEEGYDWIKQELGIEDETIGQKA
- the sufD gene encoding Fe-S cluster assembly protein SufD, which encodes MTVEVSLPYDKDYVTKFSNGLQEPEWMKNLRLSALEKSESLPLPKPDKTNISKWNFTEFDHHVTSETIGALDELPVEIKDFMDQDKAPKNLVIQRNHTVAYAAIDENLKEQGVIFTDIATALREHGELVEKYYMNDAVHVDEHRLTALHAALMNGGIFLYVPKNVQIEEPIQAIFWQEDQKASLINHILVVAEENSSVTYVENYISHNKEEKTSANIVAEVIAKDGAKVSYGAVDNFDKGTTVYANRRGVAYRDAVIEWALGQMNEGDTVSENITHLIGDNSHSNAKTVAIGRGDQKQNFTANITHFGKGSDGYILQHGVMKDKASAIFNGIGKIEHGASKSNAEQESRVLMLSKDARGDANPILLIDEDDVTAGHAASVGRVDPMQLYYLMSRGISKFEAERLIIHGFLAPVVNQLPVEAVKRQLQQVIERKVN
- a CDS encoding thioredoxin family protein; translated protein: MQELDSQEWTEQSKQDRYTLSFIHSPFCATCHLAEKMLRTLEELYNEEVFIKVNASLNPSAMERFQIESVPCLLIMKNEQIVKKVYAFQSVPHMYEQTAEYVKQ
- the gcvH gene encoding glycine cleavage system protein GcvH, with protein sequence MSLPKELRYSEEHEWVKDEGEKVRIGITDFAQAELGDIVFVELPEVGDELEADEPFGSVESVKTVSELYAPVSGKVVEVNEDLEDSPEFVNESPYEKAWMVVVEPNDSSEIDKLMSPEQYKEMINED